The nucleotide sequence GCTCTATCGCCGTCATGGCGAGACACCGGTCGGTGCGGATGTCTTCGAGGCTGATAGCCTGGCCGAGGAAGACCGCATCCGTCGTGCACCGGACGTCAAGAATCGCCGAGTGAACCCGCGCGATCATCATTGAGCCGAGCCCGTGCTCTGACAGCAAGACGCCGCTCACATGTCATGTGGGCGGCGTCTTGTGTGGGGCAGGAGGGTGAAGCGTGGTGGGGCCCCCCCTTTCGGTCAACGCCTGGCGACCTCGGCGAGTATCTCGTAGCTCTTCAGACGGTCCGCGTGGTCATAGAAGTCCGAGTTGAACATCAATTCGTCCGCCTGCGTCACTTCCAGCAAGTGCTCGAGTTCGCGGTGAATGCGCTCAGGCCCACCGATGATGGCGGCTGCAAGATTCTGGCCGACCATGGCTTCCTCACGCGCTGACCAGTCCAGCGTCTCGCGGGGTGGCAAGGCGCGCGTGCTCTCACCGCGGATCAGGTTCAGGAACTTCTGTTGCTGGGTGCTGGCCAGGAAGTGGGCGCGTTCATCGCTCTCGGCGGCGATCAACGGCAGGCCGAGCATCACGTAGGGCGCGTCCAGCACCGCGGAGGGCGTGAAGTTCTCACGATAGAGCCGGATGGCCTCCAGCATGTAGCCGGGCGCGAACTGGCCGGCGAAGGCGAAGGGCAGTCCCTTTTCGGCCGCCAGGCGTGCACTGAAATCACTCGACCCCAACAGCCACAGGGGCACATGAGTGCCCTGACCCGGCATGGCCTTGACGCGCTGAGCGGGGGAGGCCTCGCCCAGGTACTGCTCAAGCTCGGCCAGCCGCTGAGGGAAGTCGTGCACGCCGGCGGAGGGATCGCGGCGCATCGCCTGCATGGTGATGCCATCGGAGCCCGGCGCTCGCCCGAGTCCCAGGTCGATGCGGTCAGGATAGAGCGTGGCCAGGGTACCGAACTGCTCGGCCACCACCAGAGGGGGATGGTTGGGCAGCATGATGCCGCCGGAGCCGACTCTCAGACGTGATGTCTTGCCGGCGACATGGCCGATCAGCACTGATGTCGCGGCGCTGGCGATCCCATCGATGTTGTGATGCTCGGCCAGCCACAGGCGATGAAAGCCCAGCGCCTCGACATGCTGGGCGAGGCTGACGCTATTGTGGAAGGTTTCGGCAACACTGCCGGTGTCTCGGATGGGGGCAAGGTCCAGCACCGAGAGCGGTATCCTGTCCAGTCGTGAGGTGGATGCTGTCGTCATGTTCGCTCCTGAAATCGCGTTGCCGTGTAGAGGCAGTCAGAGGATCGCGGCCGATCAGGGTGCGTCTGACCGCTCTGCTGGATTGCGCCCAGCATAGTGGACAGGCGAGTGTCTGGCAGCGCCTCATCCTTCATTTCACTGTTTCTGATATGGCATGCATGGGAGATGTCTCGGGCATGCCGAGAGCCGAGCACGGCGACGAGGGACTCGAGCCACGAAGAGGAGACATGTCATGGACAGACCGCAACGCAAGGCAGGACGCAAGGGCCGGTGGGTCACGCTGATGTGCCTGGCAGTCATCCTGCTGGGCGTCGCGCTTCAGCGGGACATCCTCGTGCTGTCACGCTGGATACCCGCGCATCATCTGCCGTGGACGCCTCTGCAACTGGGCGACCCGCCCGGCATGCTGACCGGCTGGAAGCTCTCACGACTCGACGATGACCCGGCCGCCTGTCGCGCCTTTGTCGAGCGGGAAGCCCCGCAACGGGTGACCTTTCTGCCAGATCGCCCCAGTGACAGTGGCTGTGGGCTCATCAACAGCGTGCGCATGCATGCCGTGCCCGGGGACACGGACAAGGGGCAGGGCGTTCGCTTCAACCAGTCCTTCATCGCCAGCTGTCCATTGGCCGTGAGCTGGTTGCGTTTCGAGCGCCATGGCCTGCAGACGGCGGCGCAGGAGGTGATGGGGAGTAGGGTGACGCAGGTGACCCATCTGGGGAGCTATGCCTGTCGCAATATCTATGGGCGGGAGAACGCACGTCGCAGTGAGCATGCCACCGCAGATGCGCTGGATGTCTCAGGCTTCACGCTGGCGGATGGGCGTCAGGTCCGCCTGCCACGCGACTGGACGGCACCAGAGGATGAGGATGCCCCGGGGCGTTTCCTGCGCGCCGTGCAGGACGCTGCCTGCGAGAGCTTCGGCACCGTGCTGGGGCCAGATTACAACGCGGCACATCGTGATCATTTCCATCTCGGCACACGGGGCTGGCGATTCTGCCGGTGATTCCTCACGGCGTCTGAGCGGCGCTTTCCAAGCCGGCCAACATTGATCGAAAAAGGCACTGATGCGATTCGCACAGTGCCTTTTTCATGCCTGATGACTACGCCATTTCCGGTGTGGCATGGCGCGACACATTGGTTTGCAGTTGAAACTCTCTGAATCCATTAGTCTTCATGGCGTGGGCAGACGATGCAGATGACAGTCTGACGGTGGCCACGAATTGTCGGGCAGGAAAGCGACGCTGACGCAGATATCCTCACTGGAGATTCTCAGATGAAAAAGACAACCAAGAAGTCCCAGGCAGGTTTCGTGATGACGACCGAGTTGGTGTTGATTCTCTCGGTGATGGTCATCGGCATGGTGGTAGGACTTGTCACCATGCGAGATTCATTGACGGCGGAAATGGAGGATGTCGCGGAGGCGATCGGGCAGCTGGATCAATCCTATGCATTTGATGGTCTGGTCAACGCGGAAGGTACGGCATTCCTGGAAGGTTCGGGCTTCATTGACAGTACCGATACCAATGCCGGTGACGAAGTCACCTTTGATTTCGTGGCGGTCGACTTCACCGAGTCCGGCGCTGCAAATGGCTCCGGGCCAAGTACGGGTGGCGCTGCGGATGATGCAGCAAGTGCCAGCAGCTTCACTCCGTAATCGACATCGTCACGGGTCGGGTATCAGCGTCAGGATGCCCGGCCCGCCCGCCATGCCATAACTGAATATCGGAGGATGCCATGAACATTCGTCTCAATGGCAGCACGACGATCGCCATGGTCGTTTTCCTGATATCCACCTCGATGGCAAGCCTGTTGGGGTATCGGCAGTACGAGCGTGTGGGGGCTGAAGAGGTGCTGGTGGCCAACGATCTCATCGCTCGAGGGCAGATCGTCACCCCTCAGATGCTGGAGCTCAAGATGATGAAGGATGTGGCAGGAGGGTTGCAGGACATGAGCATGGCAATCGGCAAGGTCATGACGCGCAATCGTCTGCCGGGGGATGTCATCCAGTCCCAGGATCTCCAGCCGGTGAAACGTCAAAGTCTCTCGCACTACATTCCTGAGGATAGAGTACTTTTCTCGCTCCCCATGGCGAGCCATTCCTTCCCCGTCTCACAGATAAAACCCAGTGATACCTTCGATGTCATCGGTAGCCTGAACGGGCGAGTCCGTGTCATCGCACAGCAGGTTCGCCTGATGGGTACCATGAACAATCCGCAGCCTTCTCCGGTGGAGAGTAGCCCCCTTTCATCGCTGTCACCTCAGGTCATCGGCAAGTCTTCCAGTCAGACATCCGGCCTGGTCATCGCGGCTCTTCCTGAGGATATCTTCCGGCTTGCAAGTCTGGGCGCCCAGGAAAGAGTGTCATTGGTATTGCATGGCAAGGAGGTCAAACATCGCTTGCCAATCGCACCTGCCGTTCAGACGCGTCAAATCGAGATCTTCCAGGGATTGCAGCGTCGAAGCGTGGACATAACGCTGTAGGATTTCCGCTGGTGGAGACAGGGCTTTTTCCTCATCTGATGCCCGACGATTCGTGAAAGGAATACCGAAAACGTCTTTCTTGGATCAGCGGTCTCGGCGTGATCCTCGAGATCAGCCTTACCCCGGAGCGCCCATGAACAAGCTTTCCACTCTTCTTCCCGAGACCCCTCGTCTCCTGTTGTGCCTGGCACTTTTCAGTGCCGGCACAAGTCACCTCGTCATTGCGGCCGAGATGGACAATGCTCCCCTTGCCGTGGGAAAGCCGGCCTTGGCCGGCAGTGATCTCCCTGCCGCCGGACTCGTCAATGTGGATACGGCCTACAGCAGCGGCAGTTCCCGTTCGCGCACTCTGGTGCAGTGGACGCACGCGCGATTGGCCTTCGGCAAGGACATCGAACGCATTGCCGTCGGCAAGCAGAGCATCATCGAGGTCGAGGTGATCGGCGGCCGTGAAGTCCTGATGCTGGGCAAGGAAGTCGGTCGTACCACGGTGATGGTGTGGTACGCCGATGGCAGCAACGAATCCTTTCTGTTCAGCGTGAGCCCGGATCTGAGTGTCCTGGGCAGTGCGCTGCGCGAGATTCACCCCTCCATCTCCATTCATTCCGCCCCGGACAGGCCTGTACTGGTGATGCGCGGCAAGGTGCCCACGGCAGACTATCGCCAGGCCGCCCAGCAGGCCGCGATGGATTACCTGCTCTCCGGTCAGCGTGGCGCCGCCCAGCCCGCAGCCGCCATGGGGCTGCCGGCAGGAGCTCAGACGATGGGCATGAGCACCAGCATGGCAAGCCCGGTCATCAACCTCATCAAGGTGACCCAGAAGCCCAAGCCGATTGCCGACAAGCTCAAGGAGGCCATCGCGTCGCTGGGGGGAGAGGAGGTCACGGTCAGGCGGCTGCAATTCGGTGAGATGCCCAATGATCTCTTCGATACCTTCCTGCTGGAAGGCGAGGTGCGTGATCAGGTGGCGTTGACGCGGATTCTGAACGTCGCGGCCCGCGTCGTCGGGGGCAGTCCGCTGGCCGGTGGTGATGCGGGGATCGATGTGCTGGCGGATGAGTCCGGGGCGCTGATGGGGGACAACGCTCGCGCCGGGGGCTATGGAGGCTCGATCACCTCCAGCAGTGGTGTCGGTGGTGGCGGCAGCCTGAGCAACAACATCCGCAACAACATCGCCCGCTCCAAGGTGCTTTCCATCGCGGGCGGGCGCCTCATCTCGATGATCGAGGTCCGTGACGTGCCGCAGGTACGGGTGGCGATCCAGATGCATGAGGTCAATCGCTCGCGCATGAAGGCCTGGCGTCCGGACCTGAGCATCATGACCAACGGCTACAACGCCAGTGGTCCGCTGGCGCTGGGCGAGACCGGCGCCGCCGGTGCCTCGGGGCTCGAGAATGCCCTGCAGATTCTGGATGGCACCCTGATCAACAACCTGCAGATCGGCGGCAGTGACATCGCCTTTGACCTGCTGTTCAGCCTGATGGAGAACGAAGGCATCTCGCGCACGCTGTCGCGTCCGACCTTGACGGTACTGGCCGGCGAGAGCTCGGTCTTCCAGGTCGGCGGCGAGATTCCGGTTCCCTCCGCCTTCGCGCCTTCCGGCGTGGGCCAGGATGACACCCTGGGCGCCAACACCAACGGGGTGTTCAGCGGGACTGACTTCAAGTCGTTCGGGGTCCAGCTCAGCGTGCGTGCTCTGGTCGACGAGAATGATCGCATCACGCTGGATGTGCTGCCCACCATCTCGACGCCGGACACCCTGCTGACTCAGCAGATTGCCGACAGCACCGGCTCCGAACTCAACAGCACCGCCTTCAACGTGCGCAGCCTGCGCACCACCACGCGCCTGCGCGACGGGCAGCCGCTGATTCTGGGCGGACTCGTCTCGCGTGACATGAGTGGCCAGGAAGACCGCGTGCCTGGCGCCAGTGATGTCCCGCTGCTCGGCTGGATGACACGCTCCTTCAATCGTTCCGATGTCGACAAGGAGCTGGTCATCATCGTGACCCCCACCTTGATACGGGAGCCGATCAATGAAGTCGCCCAGTGGAGTTTCCCGGATGGTGCCAGCCGTCTTGCCGACATGCCGCTGAGTCGTCTGCCATCTTCGCGTTGAGGAGTCCGTCATGAACATTCGTGAATCCGTGTGTCGTCTTGGGGTACTGGGCGTGATGGTGGGGTGGTTGGCTGGCTGTGGCTCCATCGACAGCATGCGGGAGTCTCGCCCGGATGCCGGAGATCGCCTCGAGTACCTCAACGAGCGCTATCAGCAGTTGATGGTGCAGGGCCGAACCTGTCTGGAGCTTGAGGATGTGGCAAGCCCGATGGTGGATTGCCAGCGCCTGCTGCGGGAAGCGGAGCGGCTGCACGTCGAGTACCCGCGCAATCCCGAAGTCCTGTACTTCAATGCCTTGCTGAGTCATGCGGCGGGACGTGGAGACAAGGCCCAGTTCTTCCTCGATCAGATGAGCATCGGGCCCTCGCACCCGCCGGAGGCCTTCGTGCTGCGCAGTCAGTTGGCGCTGGAAGAGGGCAACACCACCCTGGCGCGCAACGTGCTTGAACGTGGCATGTTGCTGCACCCGAATTATGCCGGTCTCTATGAAGGGCTGGCGGCGGTGGGCTATGTCGAGGGGCGTTATGACGATGCCGAGCAGCAGTTGACGCTGGCCTCGCGTCTCGGGGCGCCGGCCTGGCGGGTGGAGTATCACCGTGGCTTGATCAATGAGGCGCAGGGGCATCTGGCGAACGCCTGCCGTCAGTTCGATGCCAGTCTGGCCCGCAGGCAGGACCATCAACCGGCACGTGCCCATCTGCTGCGCCTGGCGACGGCAGGGCATTGTCGGGGCGATGCCCTGAAGGCAGCGGCTGGTGGGATGAGGATTTCCTCATGAACGGCGCACTGTCACGCATGCGACGTGGTCGAGCGTCCTCACAGGATGCTGAACGCCTCGCGGTGAGCGAAGTGGAGGAGGTCTCAGTTGCTGAAACACGTGTCTTGATCGCGCCCGAGATCATGGATCGTCTCAAGCGCGTACTGGTCACGCGTCTGGCCGATGAGCAGGGACAGGCCGTGCGTTATCGTCGCCTTGCGACTCGCCAGGGTGACCTGGAGGGGGATCATCAGACTGCCTTGGAAGGGGTGAAGCAGCGCCTGGCCTCCTCGCTCACCGTGCTCTGCGAGGAGTACCAGATCCAGCTCGATGGGCCCAGTCGCGAGCGACTGCTGGCCAGTCTGACCAATGATCT is from Cobetia marina and encodes:
- a CDS encoding LLM class flavin-dependent oxidoreductase — protein: MTTASTSRLDRIPLSVLDLAPIRDTGSVAETFHNSVSLAQHVEALGFHRLWLAEHHNIDGIASAATSVLIGHVAGKTSRLRVGSGGIMLPNHPPLVVAEQFGTLATLYPDRIDLGLGRAPGSDGITMQAMRRDPSAGVHDFPQRLAELEQYLGEASPAQRVKAMPGQGTHVPLWLLGSSDFSARLAAEKGLPFAFAGQFAPGYMLEAIRLYRENFTPSAVLDAPYVMLGLPLIAAESDERAHFLASTQQQKFLNLIRGESTRALPPRETLDWSAREEAMVGQNLAAAIIGGPERIHRELEHLLEVTQADELMFNSDFYDHADRLKSYEILAEVARR
- a CDS encoding extensin-like domain-containing protein, producing the protein MDRPQRKAGRKGRWVTLMCLAVILLGVALQRDILVLSRWIPAHHLPWTPLQLGDPPGMLTGWKLSRLDDDPAACRAFVEREAPQRVTFLPDRPSDSGCGLINSVRMHAVPGDTDKGQGVRFNQSFIASCPLAVSWLRFERHGLQTAAQEVMGSRVTQVTHLGSYACRNIYGRENARRSEHATADALDVSGFTLADGRQVRLPRDWTAPEDEDAPGRFLRAVQDAACESFGTVLGPDYNAAHRDHFHLGTRGWRFCR
- a CDS encoding SAF domain-containing protein, coding for MNIRLNGSTTIAMVVFLISTSMASLLGYRQYERVGAEEVLVANDLIARGQIVTPQMLELKMMKDVAGGLQDMSMAIGKVMTRNRLPGDVIQSQDLQPVKRQSLSHYIPEDRVLFSLPMASHSFPVSQIKPSDTFDVIGSLNGRVRVIAQQVRLMGTMNNPQPSPVESSPLSSLSPQVIGKSSSQTSGLVIAALPEDIFRLASLGAQERVSLVLHGKEVKHRLPIAPAVQTRQIEIFQGLQRRSVDITL
- a CDS encoding pilus assembly protein N-terminal domain-containing protein, which produces MNKLSTLLPETPRLLLCLALFSAGTSHLVIAAEMDNAPLAVGKPALAGSDLPAAGLVNVDTAYSSGSSRSRTLVQWTHARLAFGKDIERIAVGKQSIIEVEVIGGREVLMLGKEVGRTTVMVWYADGSNESFLFSVSPDLSVLGSALREIHPSISIHSAPDRPVLVMRGKVPTADYRQAAQQAAMDYLLSGQRGAAQPAAAMGLPAGAQTMGMSTSMASPVINLIKVTQKPKPIADKLKEAIASLGGEEVTVRRLQFGEMPNDLFDTFLLEGEVRDQVALTRILNVAARVVGGSPLAGGDAGIDVLADESGALMGDNARAGGYGGSITSSSGVGGGGSLSNNIRNNIARSKVLSIAGGRLISMIEVRDVPQVRVAIQMHEVNRSRMKAWRPDLSIMTNGYNASGPLALGETGAAGASGLENALQILDGTLINNLQIGGSDIAFDLLFSLMENEGISRTLSRPTLTVLAGESSVFQVGGEIPVPSAFAPSGVGQDDTLGANTNGVFSGTDFKSFGVQLSVRALVDENDRITLDVLPTISTPDTLLTQQIADSTGSELNSTAFNVRSLRTTTRLRDGQPLILGGLVSRDMSGQEDRVPGASDVPLLGWMTRSFNRSDVDKELVIIVTPTLIREPINEVAQWSFPDGASRLADMPLSRLPSSR
- a CDS encoding tetratricopeptide repeat protein, whose protein sequence is MNIRESVCRLGVLGVMVGWLAGCGSIDSMRESRPDAGDRLEYLNERYQQLMVQGRTCLELEDVASPMVDCQRLLREAERLHVEYPRNPEVLYFNALLSHAAGRGDKAQFFLDQMSIGPSHPPEAFVLRSQLALEEGNTTLARNVLERGMLLHPNYAGLYEGLAAVGYVEGRYDDAEQQLTLASRLGAPAWRVEYHRGLINEAQGHLANACRQFDASLARRQDHQPARAHLLRLATAGHCRGDALKAAAGGMRISS